The nucleotide sequence cttaaaaaatagAAAGTACAATACTCTTTTATTCTAGACAATAATAAGAGTATAATATTCGTCTAAAAAAATGAATAAGTTTAATTGAATGATAGtaaaaatcttaaatttttaatcattttCATTCCATTATTCATTTCATTATTCAATCTCATCCTATTATTCATTTCATTCCATGCATAATTGTTATAGAAATAGAGATAATCTCTATGTATACATAATCCGCTACAAGGTGCCAAGGATTACGCTACCCATTGTTTTCTCATAAACCGCTATAGCCAGTAGCAGTTTAGGTAGTTTGGAATCTCCTTCAGAAACCGTTATAGCCTCTAGCAGTTTCTGCCCAACTCGTTTTTCCACGTAAATCGCGGGTGCATCTAGTGGATTACGTTAAGTTTGGAAACCGTTACTAGCGGTTGATAGTGTATGTGAGTCCATAGTAGCTAATATAGATGATCATATAAGCTACACTAGTTAGAGAAGTGGTTGTTAGTCTGTTACAGCTAATCAATAGTTAGTGGTTATGCTTAGctattttatatatattcatATCAACTGCACTGTACACAAATTGGTTTGATTCAATACAATTCCAGacccctcttcttctctctcgACTCTCTCTTTCTCTATGAACCTGTGGATCGGATTCAGATCTGATACCGTTTATGGTATCAGAACTGCAATTTGAAAACCATGGCTTTTGCTGCACAATCAAACACCTTCACAGGAGTACCAATTTCAATGAAACTCGATGATAACAACTTCTTGCAATGGAAGAATCAAGCCGAATCAACAATTGAAGGAAACGAGCTCCTTGACCATCTCACCGGTAAGAGCATTCTAACGATGTATCTTGCTAATTTTGAATCCATCAATCCTGAGTATACACGGTGAAAAAGATAAGATGCACTATTAAAATCTTGGTTGCTTGCATCCATGACCAAACCATTCACAACAAGAATGGTTGGGTGTATGTTCACGCATCAAGTTTGGAAGCGATTAGAAGCTTATTTTTCTTCTCACATTAAGGCAAAAGTGATGCAGTTCAAGAACAGACTCAGCTCAATCAAGATCTCTGGTTTGGTGAGTGAGTATTTGCTGGAGATAAAAATTATAGTTGATGCACTAATCTCTGTTGGTGAACAGGTAAAAGATGATGATCATGTAAATGCTATTTTGCATGGCTTAACTGAAGAATTTGTGCCTTTAATCACATCAATTGTAACAAGACCTGGAGGAATCACGGTTCCTGAGCTAGAAGCAGTATTACTCTCacatgaaagcatgttagaaAGATATAAGAAGCCTGAGAAATTTATACAAGGCAATTTGGCCTATCACAATGGCAGAGGAAGCGCTAGAGGGCAATTCAGAGGTGTGTTCAGAGGTTCAAGAGGCAGGTATGGTGGCAGAACAATGAGAGGAGGTTTTGGTCGAGGCTATGGTGAAAACAGAAGTTATGACCGAAACTATGCTGAATTTAGAAGCTATGAAGGAATTAGAGGACAGTATGCTGATTTTGATGCAAGGCAAGGAAGATGATACGAAGGAAGTAGAGGCAGTCCTTAAGAACTCAGTGCCAGCTCTGCAGCAAACTCAACCACACTGCAGTCCTATGCTGGTATAGATATGATGGGGAAGACAATGCCAAATCTGCCAATCAAGAGAATATAGCTCCAAGAGCCAACCTAAGCAATATTTTACCGAATTCAGCACCCCTTCAAGATCAAGAATGGTGTCCTGATTTCGGAGCCACTCATCACATGAAGTATGATGCAAGAAATTTGACTGATCAAGCAGATTATGCAGGTCATGAGTGAGTCATAATTGGGGACGGTACAGGTTTGCATATCAATCTTGTTGGAAATGCATTCAttaaaattgatttgagttgcAAGAAACTGTTATTACAAAAACTTTTACATGTTCCGGATATCACCAAAAACCTCATGAGTGTTTATAAATTTTGTTGTGATAACCATGTTTACTTTGAATTTCATCATGACAGCTGTTGTGTCAAATCACAGGAAACTAGAGAAGTTGTTCTCAAGGGAGTTGTTGATAAAGGTCATTACCGGTTTCTCAATTTCAACATTGAAAACACTCAAAGAAGTGCTAAAGCATAGCAGCTGCATTCCTCACAAATAGTGAACCAGCTAATGATTCCTTATTGTGGTACGCTCATTTAGGCTACCCCTCAAATAAAATTCTCTCTACAGTTTTACAAAATTGTAACAAGTCAATTCCACTTCCTAATCTGTTTGTTCTTCCTGTTGTTTAAGAAAATCACACCAATTACCCTTTCTTGATTCTAAAACAGTGTACACTGCCCCATTACAACTAGTCTATTCAGATATTTGGGGACCAGCTCCCTCCCCTGACTCTAATGGAAATGTATACTTTGTAAACTTCATTAATGCATTCTCTAAATACACATGGATTTACCTATTAACAGCTAGATCTCAACTCAAATATGTGTTTAATCATTTTCAGCAAATGGTAAAATTGCAATTAGATACTAAACTTAAAATGCTTCAAAGTGATAATGCACCTGAATATGTTAACTTGTCAAAGTCCTTGCAGTCTTGTGGAGTGATTCATAGGTTCTTCTGCCCGTATACTCCTCAACAGAATAACAATGCTGAACGGAAGCACCGCCACGTGGTTGAGATGGAACTCACACTCTTAGCTGAAGCTGGAATGNNNNNNNNNNNNNNNNNNNNNNNNNNNNNNNNNNNNNNNNNNNNNNNNNNNNNNNNNNNNNNNNNNNNNNNNNNNNNNNNNNNNNNNNNNNNNNNNNNNNNNNNNNNNNNNNNNNNNNNNNNNNNNNNNNNNNNNNNNNNNNNNNNNNNNNNNNNNNNNNNNNNNNNNNNNNNNNNNNNNNNNNNNNNNNNNNNNNNNNNNNNNNNNNNNNNNNNNNNNNNNNNNNNNNNNNNNNNNNNNNNNNNNNNNNNNNNNNNNNNNNNNNNNNNNNNNNNNNNNNNNNNNNNNNNNNNNNNNNNNNNNNNNNNNNNNNNNNNNNNNNNNNNNNNNNNNNNNNNNNNNNNNNNNNNNNNNNNNNNNNNNNNNNNNNNNNNNNNNNNNNNNNNNNNNNNNNNNNNNNNNNNNNNNNNNNNNNNNNNNNNNNNNNNNNNNNNNNNNNNNNNNNNNNNNNNNNNNNNNNNNNNNNNNNNNNNNNNNNNNNNNNNNNNNNNNNNNNNNNNNNNNNNNNNNNNNNNNNNNNNNNNNNNNNNNNNNNNNNNNNNNNNNNNNNNNNNNNNNNNNNNNNNNNNNNNNNNNNNNNNNNNNNNNNNNNNNNNNNNNNNNNNNNNNNNNNNNNNNNNNNNNNNNNNNNNNNNNNNNNNNNNNNNNNNNNNNNNNNNNNNNNNNNNNNNNNNNNNNNNNNNNNNNNNNNNNNNNNNNNNNNNNNNNNNNNNNNNNNNNNNNNNNNNNNNNNNNNNNNNNNNNNNNNNNNNNNNNNNNNNNNNNNNNNNNNNNNNNNNNNNNNNNNNNNNNNNNNNNNNNNNNNNNNNNNNNNNNNNNNNNNNNNNNNNNNNNNNNNNNNNNNNNNNNNNNNNNNNNNNNNNNNNNNNNNNNNNNNNNNNNNNNNNNNNNNNNNNNNNNNNNNNNNNNNNNNNNNNNNNNNNNNNNNNNNNNNNNNNNNNNNNNNNNNNNNNNNNNNNNNNNNNNNNNNNNNNNNNNNNNNNNNNNNNNNNNNNNNNNNNNNNNNNNNNNNNNNNNNNNNNNNNNNNNNNNNNNNNNNNNNNNNNNNNNNNNNNNNNNNNNNNNNNNNNNNNNNNNNNNNNNNNNNNNNNNNNNNNNNNNNNNNNNNNNNNNNNNNNNNNNNNNNNNNNNNNNNNNNNNNNNNNNNNNNNNNNNNNNNNNNNNNNNNNNNNNNNNNNNNNNNNNNNNNNNNNNNNNNNNNNNNNNNNNNNNNNNNNNNNNNNNNNNNNNNNNNNNNNNNNNNNNNNNNNNNNNNNNNNNNNNNNNNNNNNNNNNNNNNNNNNNNNNNNNNNNNNNNNNNNNNNNNNNNNNAAGCTTTTGGGGTGAAGCCTTCCAAACTGTTGTCTACCTGATTAATGCCCTACCAACACCTACACTGCAAAATCAATCACCAATGGAGGTTCTGTTTGGCAAGAAGCCTCCCTATGCTGCCTTAAGAGTCTTTGGCTGTCTATGCTACCCTCACTTAAGGCCGTATAACCATAACAAGCTTCAATTTCGATATGAACTGGCAGTGTTCCTTGGCTATGGAAATATGCACAAGGGATACAAATGCCTACTGTCATTTGGGAAGGTTGTGATCACTAGAAATGTGATCTTTGATGAAGCTCATTTTCCCTTCAAAGATTCAACTCTCCCCTTTCAACCTGCATGTAAGAGCACCAACTCCTCTAATGAAAATCCTTCAATTCCCACCATTCCCCATCTCCCCTCCTTTGCTCCTCCTCTGCCACAACAACAGCCCTCTACCATAACACCCAACCTCTCCCTTTCTCCAAACCTATCAACTAATACTGCTCATAAGCCTCCTACTGCATCCTCACCTCCCTAGACACTCTCCTCCTCAAATGCCTCCCTGTGTGGAGCTGAACCTCCAACAACTATACTTCTAGATGCATCTGCTGCCCAGGCTGTCCCCATTCCACTTCAGTCCCCTGAAGTTGTCCTACCTCTACCTATCACCTCTGTAACTCAGAACTGTCATCCAATGATTACCAAAGGAAAGTTGGGCATTTCTAAGCCCCGGACTCTTCATGCTCAACTTGAACCTATCTCAGTCAAACAGGCCCTTTCTAATTCTAAGTGGAGAGCCACCATGGATGCTGAGTACTCTGCCCTCATGCAGAATCACACCTGGAATTTAGTGAAATTGCCACCAAATAGGGAGCCCATTGGTAGCAAGTGGGTGTTTCGGATCAAATATAATGCTGATGGAACCATTGACAAATACAAAGCCAGGCTGGTTGCCCAAGGCTTCCATTAGAGACCAAGGCTAGATTATAAGGAAACATTCAGTCCAGTGGTAAAACCTACTTCGATTCGTATAATGCTGTCCTTTGCTCTTGCAAACTCCTGGCCTATCAAGCAACTGGATGTCAACAATGCCTTTTTGTATGGTGACTTATTAGAAGATGTATATATGTCTCAACCAAAGGGCTATGAACAAGGAGATGGAACCCTGGTCTGCAAGCTGACCAAAGCACTTTATAGCCTGAAACAATCCCCTTGGGCCTGGTATGTGAAATTGTTGGGTGCTTTTAAGCGTCTGGGGTTCACCCCCACAAAATCAAAAACCTCATTCTTTACACGAATCATCTCTCAATCCAGGCTCTATGCACTTGTCTATTTTGATGACATCATCCTCACCGGTGACTCTGGCCCTGCAATTAATCAAGTCATTCAGCAGCTAAATCTCAACTTTGCTCTCAAGGATCTTGGGGACTTGCACTACTTCCTTGGCGTGCAGGTTGTCAAGACAGCGGATGGAGGTCTCTCTCTTCTACAAACCAAATACATTCAAGACATCCTGAAGAAAGCAGGATTAGAAGGGTGCAAACCCTGCTCCACACCACTACCTTCTACACTAAAACTCACTGCCACTTGGGGTGTTCCCTTTGATAATCCTTCCCTATATAGAAGTGTAGTTGGTAGTTTACAGTATCTGACAATGACCAGGCCTAAAATTTCTTACCCTGTCAATCGAGTTTGCCAATTTATGCAGTCCCCATCTGAGGACCATTGGAAGGTGGTAAAGCGCATTCTTCGATACCTGAGTGGCACCTTGCATCATGGCTTGCACTTGAAGAAAGGAAGGCACCTTCCCATCCTAGCTTACTGTGACTCGGATTGGGGCAGTGACCCTGATGATCGCAAGTCCACCAGTGGTACTTGTGTCTTTCTTGGCCGCAATTCAGTCTCATGGTCCTCCAAGAAGCAAACTATTGTGGCGTGCTCTAGCAGTGAGGCAGAATATAGGTCCATGGTAGTAGCTGTGGCTGATGTGGTTTAGGTCAGGAACCTGCTAACTGAGCATTTCCCTTGCCTTCTACTCCTCAACTCTTTTGTGACTACCAAGGTGCTGTGTTACTGGTGGCTAACCCAATTCTTCACTCTAAATCCAAGCATTTTGAGTTGGATCTCCATTTCGTCTGGGATTATGTAGACAAGGGCACCATTTGGGTCAACCATATAAACAATATaacatggattaaaggttacttgttatgcagtaatggagaatatgttggagttttggagatgctttgtcttctgaatctctgctttcctctgtcttcttgttcacgcacgcacgtcctcctatggcaagctgtgtgttggtggattaccgttgtcaatggctaccgtccatccttccagtgaaaactacgctcacgcacagcagagctcctcacccccaacaatggggtttagagactcatgccatcagagaatacaagggtttgatctaaaatgtcctccgatacaaaataagtctctaaaagttgtttaaatactaaactagtagcctaggtttacaaaaatgagtagactatgctggatgatgcagagatccacttctggggcccacttggtgtgtgctggggctgagatttaagtgagtcacatgcagaggccatttgtggagttgaacgtcagtttttgtgccagtttgggcgttcaactccagcttttgatccttttctggcgctggacgccagaattgggcagagaactggcgttgaacgccagtttacgtcatctatccttgtgcaaagtatggactattatatattgctggaaagctctggatgtctaatttccaacgcaattggaagcatgccatttcgagttctgtagctccagaaaattcactttgagtgcagagaggtcataatccaacaacatcagcagtcctttttcagcctgaatcagattttagctcagctccctcaatttcagccagaaaaatacctgaaattatagaaaagcacacaactcatagtaaagtccagaaatatgaatttttcctaaaaactaatgaaaatagactaaaaactaactaaaacacactcaaaactatatgaaattaaccccaaaaagcgtataaaatatccgctcatcacaacaccaaacttaaactgttgcttgtcctcaagcaactagacaaataaaatagaagactaataggttgagaagcaataatatctcagagtttttgattgaagctcagattctaattagatgagcgggactagtagctttttgcttctgaacagttttggcatctcactttatccattgaagctcagagtgattggcatctataggaatttagaatttagatagtgttattgattttcttagttcagtgtgatgattcttgaacacagcttctttatgagtcttggtcgtggctctaagcactttgttttccagtattactaccggatacataaatgccacagacacataattgggtgaacctttttcagattgtgactcagctttgctaaagtccccaattagaggtgtccagagttcttaagcacactcttcttttagcttttggatcttgactttaaccgctcagtctcaagttttcacttgacaccttcacgccacaagcacatggttagggacagcttggtttaaccgcttagaccaggattttattcctttaggccctcctatccactgatgctcaaagccttgggatcccttttatttgcccttgccttttggttttaagggttattggctttttctgcttgctttttctttttctttctctctcttcttttttttttctgcaagctttgttctttgctgctttttcttgcttcaagaatcatttttatgatttttcagattatcaataacatgtctcatgttcatcattctttcaagagccaacatatttaacagtcttaaacaacaaattcaaaagacatatgcactgttcaagcattcattcagaagacagaaagcattgccaccacatttaactaattagaatttctcttattaaactcgaaattttattgcctcttattcaaaagatctactactttattcatgtttgctgatgatgagaaaaataaactatagcttaattggagataaaatcaaaatggatactaattactactatatgacttataaggtaaacttttataaggacactgtcacagagttaaggcagaaattggaaattaacaacctttattctgggggcacgggggttcctctgatccttggggtgcttggtcctacaagagaagacttttggcgcttcagttcccttaagtcacgcccctgctcttcttgttctttaaacatataggtcagtaTTTGACNNNNNNNNNNNNNNNNNNNNNNNNNNNNNNNNNNNNNNNNNNNNNNNNNNNNNNNNNNNNNNNNNNNNNNNNNNNNNNNNNNNNNNNNNNNNNNNNNNNNNNNNNNNNNNNNNNNNNNNNNNNNNNNNNNNNggtctgaatgttctttagataagaacttcccttgattccaaagtggttttggaatgctctctttcttgcctcttggagtgggttgttttcctttaggagccatgatcttagtgatctcggataaacacaccaaacttagaggtttgcttgtcctcaagcaaaagaaaagaaaggagagggatagaaggagagctaggtgcaattgttgatggaggaggagggaggccgaacccaattttaaagggatgggggggtaggttttcgaaaaattggaaaagataagataaaaagattgagttaaaaaagataagatagaagatatagtttaattttgaaaagatatgatagaattttgaaaaagataaatctgaattttgaaaaagataatatggagatttgaaaaagatatggattagttgaaaagatttttgagtgaaaaagatagatttgttttcagaaaagatttgaaaagagttggatttttagaaattaaggattttagaaatcagggttcttgacatgttcatgtaaaaatcatgcattgaagcataaaattttaaattaaaatggaaatacgtgtggaaaaaatgaatttggctcctccctgccttcctggcgtttgaacgcccaaacactgcctgttttgggcgttcagcgcccaaatgctgctctcctgggcgttcaacgcccagctgctgccattactggcgttcaacgcccagtgggtgcccctttctggcgttgaacgcccagctgctaccattactggcgttttcgTGCCAGTGggatctttttctctgttttgtgtgctgaggtcttctgtaaatgattatttaccttgttatcaatgaactctatataaacaaataaaaataaaaatagaaataggggaaaatgcttagaggattgttgccccatggctgggttgcctcccagcaagcgcttctttattgtctttagctggactttgctgagcttttaatctagcttcagccttgagcattcttgctcaatgttgccttcaagataatgcttgattctctgtccattgacaatgaacttcttatcagaatcaatatcttgaagctccacataaccatatggtgatacacttgtaatcacgtatggtcccctccaccgggatttcagtttccccgggaatagcctgagtctagagttaaacaacagaaccttctgtcctggttcaaagattctagatgacagctttctgtcatgccactttttttatttctctttatatagcttggcattttcgaaagttgtgaatctgaattcctctagctcatttagctggagcaatcgtttttctcctgctaatttggcatcaaaatttaggaatctggttgcccagtaggccttatgttccagttccacgggcaggtgacatgccttaccatatacgagttggtatggagatgtTCCTatgggggtcttgaatgctgtcctgtaagcccacagagtatcatccaggctccgtgcccaatcctttctatgaatctttatttcaagagtccttagataatctgcaaagcgagcaaattgcttatcctgctcctctttctggagtttttgaggataaggtatcttggctttatattcctcaaccttagtggttaaagaggcctttttagaggggttgttatcagcacttgtgtgtgtctggtccctcactggcaattgagtgccagagtcagaagctggagtgaagctggatgccagctccttgtctgcttctggcgtctgaacgccagaactgtgcccattttgggcgttcaacgctggattttgccctatttgggcgttcaacgccagattcttgcccatttctggcgttgaacgccaatcctgccttgtttctggcgttgaacgccagttttgggcatagtctgggcgttcagcgccagccttccaccaattctctggcgttttagcgccagaattatttttccctgggctcttactgtcctcaggtgaatctttggtgggttgctcatttcttgactttttgatgccttgaggtggggtatttaatgttttcctacttcttaattgaactgcttggcactcttctgctatttgccttgatagctgctgctttgtttgcttaaactgttcaatgtccttatgctggccttaggttggttatttaaccacctcttagcttgatcttttacagcaaatggaaacagtaatagtctgtagacatcctgatctatttccttatcatgtactgtgtcagcaatttgtaaaaattgtgccagaaactctgtaggttcttcctgtggaagaccggaatactggcaactttgctgcaccatgataatgagctgaggattcaactcaaagctactgactccaatggagggtatgcagatgctactcccatataaaGCAGTAGAGGGGTTGGAATATGACcacagagtcctcctggactgttcatttccacttagatccatgatggaaaaagggagatgatgtaaaataggaaaaatatttttatttatttatttatatatttatttcgaaaatgaaataaattaaaatagaataaataaaaattgagtgaagattttcgaaaaactgaggagagagaaagtggttaggaagttttgaaaatgatatgatgattttgaaaaaaaaaattttttaattttgaaataaaaaaaatctgaattttagaaatatattttgaaaatctgtttttaaaatagagagaaaagatattttttatttttaagaggaaagagaaaaacaataagatagcacaagatttaaaatttttagatctaatgctccctattttcgaaaattttggagggaaaagaccaaggaacaccaaacttaaaaattttaagatcaagtcacaaagaaaactcaagaacacgaagaaagaacaccaaacttaaaatttttagaaaaccaaaccaaaattttcgaaaatcaaagggaaatcaacaagaaaacaccaaacttaaagtttggcatacaatttaatagagaaaatattatttatgaaaaaggttttaaaaagagtgtaccaaactgccacgggcttagactaacactctagccaattgggcagtaaatgtaacacttgttttaaagaaggatatttttaaccaagaacaataataagagactctaaaccaaaaagaaaaattttcctaatctaagcaacaaaataaaccgtcagttgtccaaacacgaacaatccccggcaacggcgccaaaaacttggtgcacgaattatgaatcacacttttcacaattcgtaccactgaccagcaagtgcactgggtcgtccaagtaatacctcacgtgagtaagggtcgaatcccacggagattgttggtttgaagcaatctatggttattttgtaaatcttagtcaggaagtcaattatgtttatcagttgaattgcaaataaacaatataacatggattaaaggttacttgttatgcagtaatggagaatatgttggagttttggagatgctttgtcttctgaatctctgctttcctctgtcttcttgttcacgcacgcacgtcctcctatggcaagctgtgtgttggtggatcaccgttgtcaatggctatcgtccatccttccagtgaaaactacgctcacgcgctctgtcacagcacggctaatcaccggttggttctcgatccggttggaatagaatttactatccttttgcgtctgtcactaacgcctagccttcaggagtttgaagctcgtcacattcattcaatccttgaatcctactcggaataccacagacaaggtttagactttccggattctcatgaatgccgctatcagttctagcttataccatggagattctgattaaggaatctaagagatactcattcaatcggatatagaacggaggtggttgtcaggcacacgttcatggtttgaggaaggtgatgaatgtcacggatcatcaccttcatcacagttaagtgcgaatgaacatcttagataggaacaagcgtgtttgaatggaaaacagaaatacttgcattaattcattgagacacagcagagctcctcacccccaacaatggggtttagagactcatgccgtcagagaatacaagggtttgatctaaaatgtcctccgatacaaaataagtctctaaaagttgtttaaatactaaactagtagcctaggtttacaaaaatgagtagactatgctggatgatgcagagatccacttctggggcccactcggtgtgtgctggggctgagatttaagtgagtcacgtgcagaggccatttgtggagttgaacgccagtttttgtgccagtttgggcgttcaactccagcttttgatcctttccTTGTGCaacgtatgaactattatatattgctgaaaagctctggatgtctactttccaacgcaattggaagcatgccatttcgagttctgtagctccagaaaattcactttgagtgcagggaggtcagaatccaacagcatcagcagtcctttttcagcctgaatcagattttagctcagctccctcaatttcag is from Arachis ipaensis cultivar K30076 chromosome B01, Araip1.1, whole genome shotgun sequence and encodes:
- the LOC107612689 gene encoding uncharacterized protein LOC107612689, which codes for MLSFALANSWPIKQLDVNNAFLYGDLLEDVYMSQPKGYEQGDGTLVCKLTKALYSLKQSPWAWYVKLLGAFKRLGFTPTKSKTSFFTRIISQSRLYALVYFDDIILTGDSGPAINQVIQQLNLNFALKDLGDLHYFLGVQVVKTADGGLSLLQTKYIQDILKKAGLEGCKPCSTPLPSTLKLTATWGVPFDNPSLYRSVVGSLQYLTMTRPKISYPVNRVCQFMQSPSEDHWKVVKRILRYLSGTLHHGLHLKKGRHLPILAYCDSDWGSDPDDRKSTSGTCVFLGRNSVSWSSKKQTIVACSSSEAEYRSMVVAVADVV